Genomic segment of Zingiber officinale cultivar Zhangliang chromosome 11B, Zo_v1.1, whole genome shotgun sequence:
caactagtttaggttcgatttctgagatcaaagcaacctcattcgactcatttctgaagaatgatctagtcctaaccccttgttggatgtctcccacaatctggtcttgtggatgactagagactatcctagattgccttggagttggcggtgcctcatgagtggtctcactcggcacaggcaagagatcagattgagccctttcttgcctttgctcatcatcttcagagtcaacttcgactcttccaatgttttgatcattcaaacttagatttctaagttcgaattgaatttctcctacatcccttgattgatcatttgatttagggatttcttcaaatgctacgtccgaggactcttcaatcaatttagtcctctcattgtagactcgataggctttgttggtaagagagtacccgaccaatatccttgatcagccttagccgtgaacttcccaagatggtccttggtgtttaagataaacactttacaaccaaacaccctaagatgtttaattgtaggcggtttcccaaaccaaagttcatggggagtctttcctaaaaacctatgtattaaaactcgattttgcacatagcaagttgtattcacagcttcacccataagtagctcggtagtgagtactcatgaagcatgcttctgcagcctcttgtaggactcggttctttctctccacaaccccattttgctgtggggtccttggagtagagaactcatgcctatatcccttttcttgacaaaactctaaaaacctatgattttgaaattccccaccatgatcacttctaatggttttaattgttgtcgatttttcattttcagttcttctacaaaaggaaataaaaatatccatagtttggtccttatgtttcaagaagaaagtccatgtgtatctagtaaaatcatcaacgattaccaaacaatatctacttccattcaatgatattacactactgcaatcaaataggtccatgtgcaataaatctaaagcagtagatgtacttacattgcttttacctttatggacagcttttgtttgcttacccttttgacatgcatcacatagtttggtcttgtggaacttgatgcttggtaagcctcgcactaatccttggttggccaacttccagatgttcttcatgtttacatgtgccaatcttctatgccataaccaagactcttcttctttcgacatgaaacacttaatcaaagtattagtagcacttttaaatgatacttgataaatattgtcaacccttgtgcctactagtaccgtgtcaagtgtgtcaatgtgtttaaccaaacattgtcttgaatgaaattcaattgtgtaacccgtatcacacaattgactgacacttaggagattaaaagtcatccccttgactagaaggacattcttgatatgaagacattaggatatatgaatgtctccaattcctacaaccttaaggctaccattattaccaaaagacacattacctctacttttgttttgaatggtagtaaacagtgatttgttcccagtcatgtgcttggagcatccactatcaacaaaccaagttgatagatgctccccctcgaccaatgcctacaatacacgaaaaatagaggttttaggtacccaaatcttgggacctaatgcttctacaacgaaagacctaggaacccatgccttggtcatacctttcctagttccatgaactctagaaacatgtgatctactattttgagttctagacattagagaaatgaaactcgactccttgggttgataccctaacccggctttgttgtaaactgccctttgggcatttagaatcatgtctagagtcttagagctagttgagaatttctcaagcattttcttgagtttctcaacctcaccctttaaggccttgttctcatcctcaaggacttctagatgtaggtcatcgacctcatcttccctaagggtccttaaggtttttacttcttctttcaacaatttattttctgtttttgactttttaagcaatgtagataagtgagtgatagttttataacacttttctatatgagaagaggttacctcttcatcatccgaagatgatgaagccgtggttgaagcgcttgagtcatcactctcggattctgactcttcccttgccatgagtgccaattgccgagtgctcttttcaatcttctcttcttcctccgatgagcttgatgaggactcatcccaagtggccttgagagccttcttcttcttggctctttcctccttccttttggctcgttcctccttcctctttagtttcggacactcgctccgaatgtgtcctttcttgctacactcataacatgtaacattagatttatcaaaattttgatcattagttttaccttttcctttgtatcttcggcctcttctcataatcctccttacgaagttcgccatctcgcttgatgatgatccattttcatcatcggattcggaagaagaggtggatgaggaaatctccttttctttcttcttttccttcttccttcttccatccttgctctttggtcctgcaaataaagcaatacccttctctttttgacctttgttagcaagctcatgaagttccatctcacagaaaaattcatctagtttaacaatggaaagatccttggataccttgtaggcatctaccatggatgaccacaaggcattcctaggaaaagatttaagagcgtaccttactaggtcacgattttctacccgttcatccacggagtggagaccattgatgatctccttgaatctcccatgaagttcactcaccgtttcattgtccttcatggttagattttggagctgattcaagaataggtccctcttggcaatccgagaatctcgagttccctcttggagctcgatgagtttgttccatagatctcttgcacttgagaacggacctaccttgacgagttggtccttggcgattccacattgcaaggtgaccatagccttggcatcggcttgtgctttgagTTGTTCTGTAGACCACTTTGAcgactcgagttccttaccttcttcatcctttggtggtgtgaaaccttccttgactgagaaccacatggctatgtcggttttgaggtagtactccatgcggcccttccaatattgaaaatctgctccttcgaagtaaggtggacggttggtgctaaatccctccctcatggccattgttttgctcttcgggttgttaagccgaaatgaagagcaccaggctctgataccacttgttgggaccttagatagctagaggggggtgaatagcctcttcgaaaaacactaaacaacactttcttcaagaacttgttagcacagcggaattagaaaactaaaacaagaaaacacagcacactaactcagagatttacgaggttcggggataacttgcccctactcctcggcgtgtccgtaaggtggacgaatcctcttgatctttcggtagatcacaccccggaagctatccggctaaaggattctccttctcggtggagtaacctctccacaaagtctttaacagcagtaagaaatttaagcacaagacttacagtagtggctcaagtgaaaatgATCAagggaagctcacagccacaatcagcgaagaacaatcagcgaagaacaagcacactgcttcaatcttcagagtttttctccacagtttttcacagcaagagcacaaaaagccttgtaccgagagcctctcctctccaccttcatatgcctctctgctctgtaacggatctctgccaaacctgcagcaaatccctgcaaatccctgcaaccgtccacgacgtcgccaatcacacttcttccttgtctgattgtctcagctcccaccaatggcatcctcgtttccactggtacctctgagcttgaacctatcagcacaagtcaagctgatttcgaccaaacggctgccagcagatcgcaaacgagacgttgctaccaaaactggtttgtccgcagcgagacacagcaaaagctttttgttgccttctactaatgatccttaatttgaattcacccaacatcgtaatctgtaacctgaaacttcgagaaaacttgcagcagatggttagaaacaaaataggtaaaagcaattgcgaatcagaaacaataagagaaagcgcatgcaaaacaagccatactgtggatcggtcagcagaccgatccacgcttctatttatcgtcactgatcggtctggggaccgatcatgtgcttgtctgatcggtcccaagaccgatccaccccttcacaCGAAATCTGGtaacgaagcctgatcggtctggggaccgatcaggactcagctggatcggtccgtaagaccgatcagtatccactcAGAGCTACTgaggatcatctgatcggtccccggaccgatcagtatccactcagtgtgctactgagtgttatctgatcggtccccggaccgatcagtatacactcagtgtgctactgagtgttgcctgatcggtccccagaccgatcaggaaactggaacggtctgcagaccgatcagccgtgccattgtgccactggatcggtctgcagaccgatccaaaactgtgagtctcgagtcaagcttccaagcttgctgtcctcacccctgacggtccagagagcgtgctaccgaaccctctccgaccatacatgctaagcttccacacttggacttcccaattgcctggtttcactcaccaggactttccaaatgcctaacatcccagttaggactttcccactgcctggcttcactcaccaggactttcccgtgccaagctcctcgcttggacttttcccaatcaggttaattaggttaaccaagtcaaccttgattagcaattagtctgagttaatttaatatctgattcaaacttaaatcagtgtcaacatcaaaacaacatccaggtcagactgtatcaacagatgCAACTTAAGTGATACACTAGTACATTCTAAGCTCAAGAATCGAGGTGGATGATGCAGGCGACATATTTAAAAGGAGTGATTGTATTTAAAGACATAAAGACTTAGGCATGCTAACATTTAATGCGTAATTtctttagaaaaacaaaatagatCCGTCATGTGGCTTAAATAGTCAAGACAACTGAAATTGTTTCGATCACACAATAGTCTAGTCAGTCGATCTCTCACTTCCTTTTACTAGACTTGAATAGGAGACTTATGATCCTAAGGATAGTTAGTAGGCACCACATGGATAAGAGAAGATGGTGACCTAGCTGTGCTAGTAGTTCCAGTAAAATAAAAACTGAGTCGACCCCTGACTCCTTGGGCGTGCCCCGACTTCTTGGACGCACCCCGACTTTTGGGTGCACCTCAACTTCTTGATGTCTCGACTCCTTGATCTCCCGTCTCCTAGGTGACTCAACCTGGAATGCAAGACAATTTCAGGAAAAGGATAACTATCACGTAAATCTCAGATTGTTTTGGGAAAAGGATAATCATTATGTAAATTTTGGATTATTTTGGGAAAAAGATAGCGACGTGAATAAGTTTTGGATTATTTAAAGAATTAAATAACGATAACGTGAAAATCTGAATAAAAGGAAAAAGTATGTCATCTTTCTATAAAAAGTGATCCTTTTCCGACATCCAAGGTACATGCACACATACGTCTAAAGCCTAACATTTCTCTTTTCCTTCTCCATCCTCTAACTTAGGCATCGAAATAGCTACGTCGAGAACCCCTTGTCgtcattctaagttttttttcttcttatttgctACCGTTCAAGCTTTTAgaaccacatcatcatagttgttATCAAACAATTGACGATTAAGTTGGCAACAAAGTAAACTCATTCACTCATCGACACTCGTGGATAAGATCAATAAGATATATAGGCCACATAGACCAGTAAAAACTTTTAGCTTAGAAATTTCTCAACTTATAGcttggttttttttttgttgggcTGTGATACAACGGTTGGTTCGAGTTaaaatgtaattcaaattttACATCATTTATTCAGATTAATTTGACAGATGATGGATTTCCACTAGTCACAGTAGATCACCGTAAATAAGAGAAACACAATCTGAGGTTGGATCTTCTCTCCTTCAACAAAATATTACACACAGGGAAGaactaggttttttttttcttcttttcattaatatatatttttagtgATATTTTAATACTAGTGGCCTGTGTTCCTAGCGTTGGGCTGTTGCATTTGCGCTAGTAGAGTTCGCCGCCGGCATCTCATCCCCATCTGCCGGCGCCTTCTCTTTGTCTTTCCCCATCGCGAACAAGTTCTCAATGTCCTCCAGCGTTCTCCCTCTCGTTTCCGGCAAGCAGGTGAAGAAGAAAACCCACGCGACCGCCGCGACGCCGGCGTACAGGAAAAAACTTCCTCCGATGGTGATGGCCTTGTACAGCGAGATGAAGGTCATGGTGATGATGCCGCTGGTCACCCGGTTGACCGCCACCGCGATGCTGGCGCCCTGCGCCCGCACTCGCAGCGGCAAGATCTCCGACCCGTACACCCATGTGATGGGCCCCATCCCGATGGAGAAGAACGCCACGTAGGTGAGGATCGACGCAACGCACAGCCCCACCGCGGCCTCCCGGCCGTGATCCACCAACGTCAGCCCGATGCCGAGCCCCAGCAGGGAGAACAACATCCCGCCGGTGCTTCCCAGCAATAGTGGCCTCCGCCCCACCCTGTCCAGCAGGAAGGTCGCCACCAAGATGAAGAGCGTCTTGGTGAACCCCACTGCCACCGTCGTCTCCAGCAGCTTGTTTTTCTCGCGGATTCCCGCCTTCTCGAACACCCGCGGGCTGTAGAGCACCACCGAGTCGATCCCTGATGCCTGCTGAAAGAAGTGGATCCCTACCGCCGTCAGAAGCATCCTTCTCACCGCTGGCGTCGGCCGCAGCAGCAACTCTTTCCACACCGCCTTCTCCAGGTCGGCGCTGCCCCTGTGGACGGTGCAATCGTCGTCGCACTCGGCGGGAATGCCAGCGGCGGCCTTGATCTCCTCGAGGCGGAGCCTCGCCTCGTCGGGGGTATCGGAGATCATCTTGAGGACGCGGCTGGCCTCGCGGAGGCGGCCGCGCAAGACGAGCCAGCGGGGGGACTCGGGCATCGCGAGCACCCCGACGGTGAGGAAAACAGAGGGGATGGCGCCAACGCCGAGCATGAATCGCCACCCGATGGAGGTCCGAAGATGAGAGAAGGCGAAGTTGGAGACGTAGCCGAGGAGGATGCCGATGTTGATGAAGACTTCCGGGAAGGAGGTGAGGAAGCCGCGGGAGGAGGCAGGCGCCACCTCGACGGTGTAAACAGGGGCGATCATAAGAGCGTATCCGACGCCGATGCCAGCCACGAACCGCCCTACCATAAGGAATACGTAGCCCGTGGCGAAACCCATGAGGAGGGCGCCGGCGAAGAAAAAGCCAGCGGCAAGCACGATAGTGTACCGGCGTCCAATCCAATCGGAGGTGAATCCGGCGGCATAAGAACCCACCAGCGAATAGAGATTCAGGATACCCAGCAGAATCTCAATCTGCGTGTCAGTGATCTTGAGATCCTCCTTTATGAATATCGCCGCGCCACTCATCACTCCAATATCTTTAAACAGTCGATTTTTAAATTTCATCAAATTATAACGTTAGATCGACGAAtgtatgtgtgtatatatatatattaccatAACCCAAGATTATCGACGTCATGGAGGCGAGCAAGGCACAGGCGACGGCGAAGCGCTTGTTCCGGGGATTCGCCGGCGCCGCCGGGGCATCAGAAGCCATTTCATTGTTGGCTACTACTTCCTGGTCCGCCATGATTAATATATTTCTCTGTTCGTTCGATTATCCAAAATGAGAGAGTTCCAATGATGTGATTATTGCTCCAATCGAGGGGGATTAAATAGGCGTATTACGACACTAAGCATTTGGTTAAATATTGCTTTTGATAGCCTATAAAGATCAACATTCAGTTAAAATCAAAcgaatttgttaaaattaaactaatcggaaaaatagataaattgaactgacaaaaaaaaattagttaattctatcaataactaaattaattattttttaaaaaatattaaatattttaaataaaagatTAATTGGTTTaataaacatttttaaaaaatcttaatatttttaaatttttattatttaataaaaaattaatttggtcatttaattaattttaaaaatttataactgAAACAAAATAGATCTAACTAAACTaattgatatattttttaaaaaaataaactttcaaaTAAATGAATTGAATTTATGAATTAATTCGGTTCTTTACCAGTGATACGGGATGTTATAGGTGAATCCGGATATGATATGGTAGTCAAAGTTAAGATGACGTGACAATCAAAGTCATAGGAAGGTGGTAGCCAATGTGTCATTCTCCATAATACTTTGCTCCTAGCCCAACATCAAGACCATCAGTACGAGGACAACCAACCTTTGAGCCGATCAGACCTAGGGGACCTAGTGTCACATTCCTGTATTAAGACATCTATTATATATTCGATCATTCAATAGCTGACCGACTTTAAGGGATGTCTGACTTACCACAGAGTCGACCGGTCATACATTCGACCGGAATAAGGGGATCCAATTTTCCACTCAATACAAGTCTCTCAGCATATAACCGATCGACCCCACTACCGGTCGACCACCCTATGGGTTTTCTCACATGTCAGCCCTTCTTCATATAGCCGGTCGAGAATAACTTTAGTCAGATTTATATAGCTCAGCATGCTAGTCTCTTATACGTACAAAAGATAAATGTAAAGTAACTTTTCTTATAAACTTGGCTGGACTTCTAGATCTTAGTCTCTCACTTCAAAGGTAAGTTTTCGATCATCTAGGCGATCAGCTTAAAGTATCGAACAAATCTCCTGAAACTCAGCTCCCCATTTCTCGTAGGCAAGTATCTCGGTACATGACTGGTCGGCTAAAGAACAAACCGGACCTAAGATGatggaaagatctagtgagtgaagccaggcacatggaaatccaggtggtcaaggttaaccggacgcctggtgttgggaagtccaactaggtcaaaggTATGACCgcatacttggcacaaggaaatccagatgggttaaggatgaccagacatctagtggaaggaagtccaagtgggtcatagaggaccagacacttggcataagattgtaagtccaagtgggtcaaggttgaccggtcaCTTAGTAcgtggagaaaagtccaagtgggttaaaggattggtcggacacttagtgaagaagttccagcaagtcaaggttgactggatgttaggcatgaggagttccaacatgtcacggttgaccggatgttggatttggggacccttgagcttgagttaagaaAGTCAAGGTTGGTCAAtcaattagctgatcgattgaaccgaagctcaatcgatcgattgggagagtactGCGATAAACAACAgtccaatcaatcggccgatAGATTCGGAGCCTGAATCACAAGCACagaagcatccccaatcgatcagtcgattgattgggcaCTGTCAATCAataggtcaatcgattgggggttAAAAATGTCACGCCCTgaagaagtccctgtccgaagaaatttcggcagcacctcccctgtacgggtgaaagtctgaaacatttatacaaagccctcagggccacatatacctcggccaacacggtcgaaacaataacagtaataaaaatataacacaaagtcatccacgcagtttatatcatcagcccactcggctggaacaaaaaaaatccaaaacacagcagaaaaacgatagaaaaccaaaatacatgacatgctagccggctaggcttacaccacaccacaaaacaccacTCCGAAAATAAAAccgaaacacaagctagatacacaaatatcaaagtacaaatggacaacagcgaagacagatcttctgaggtgacatggggaccagcagacagaatACTCCAAGGGACAtcataaccaacctggtacctgaaaaaagatagtgtccacggaggtgagttcaacaactcagcgaataccaatagacatgtctagtaagatatatctaacagcaataaacatggaatacaacttcctaatcatatataggaaatatgcaaaactgaaagataactgaggaagctgtactcaccgggaactcctatccagtaaaaaagggtcgtcaaatcagatacacaatatgcctcctgtatgcatgtcaaataaatgcatccaccaaaatgcagcatataagtgcagcaaacacaagcaaataaat
This window contains:
- the LOC122033953 gene encoding polyol transporter 5-like, encoding MTSIILGYDIGVMSGAAIFIKEDLKITDTQIEILLGILNLYSLVGSYAAGFTSDWIGRRYTIVLAAGFFFAGALLMGFATGYVFLMVGRFVAGIGVGYALMIAPVYTVEVAPASSRGFLTSFPEVFINIGILLGYVSNFAFSHLRTSIGWRFMLGVGAIPSVFLTVGVLAMPESPRWLVLRGRLREASRVLKMISDTPDEARLRLEEIKAAAGIPAECDDDCTVHRGSADLEKAVWKELLLRPTPAVRRMLLTAVGIHFFQQASGIDSVVLYSPRVFEKAGIREKNKLLETTVAVGFTKTLFILVATFLLDRVGRRPLLLGSTGGMLFSLLGLGIGLTLVDHGREAAVGLCVASILTYVAFFSIGMGPITWVYGSEILPLRVRAQGASIAVAVNRVTSGIITMTFISLYKAITIGGSFFLYAGVAAVAWVFFFTCLPETRGRTLEDIENLFAMGKDKEKAPADGDEMPAANSTSANATAQR